The Rattus rattus isolate New Zealand chromosome 1, Rrattus_CSIRO_v1, whole genome shotgun sequence genome includes a region encoding these proteins:
- the LOC116909927 gene encoding LOW QUALITY PROTEIN: olfactory receptor 6C76-like (The sequence of the model RefSeq protein was modified relative to this genomic sequence to represent the inferred CDS: inserted 1 base in 1 codon), whose amino-acid sequence MRSRTSVTYFILLGLTDDPELQVVIFFFXFVTYVLSVTGNLTIITLTLLDSHLKTPMYFFLRNFSFLEISFTSVCNPRFLVSILTKDKSISHNACAAQLFFCIFLGSTEFFLLASMSYDRYVAICKALHYTTIISSKICHQLIISSWLAGFLVIFPPLAMCLELDFCDSNIIDHFTYDSAPLLQISCTDTSILELMSFILALVTLMTTLMLIILSYTCILRTILKFPSAKQREKAFATCSSHMIVVSISYRSCIFIYVKTSAKVGVALTKWVAMLNTSVAPMLNPFIYTLRNQQVKQAFKDLVRRKLLQNADLI is encoded by the exons ATGAGGAGCAGAACTTCAGTGACATACTTCATCCTTCTGGGTCTGACAGATGATCCTGAGCTTCAggttgtgattttctttt tgtttgtcaCATATGTGCTGAGCGTTACTGGAAATTTAACCATCATTACACTCACACTGCTGGATTCCCACCTGAAGActcccatgtatttcttcctcaggAATTTCTCCTTCTTAGAAATTTCATTTACTTCTGTCTGTAACCCTAGGTTTTTGGTCAGCATCCTAACTAAGGACAAGTCAATCTCCCATAATGCTTGTGCTGCCcaactatttttctgtatcttcctTGGCTCAACAGAGTTTTTCCTTCTGGCATCCATGtcctatgatcgctatgtggcaATTTGCAAGGCCCTGCACTACACAACCATCATCAGTAGTAAGATCTGCCACCAGCTCATCATCAGCTCTTGGCTGGCTGGTTTCTTGGTAATTTTTCCTCCACTGGCCATGTGCCTAGAGTTAGATTTCTGTGACTCCAACATTATTGACCACTTTACATATGACTCTGCCCCTTTGCTGCAAATATCCTGCACAGACACAAGCATTTTGGAGCTTATGAGCTTTATATTAGCTTTGGTCACACTTATGACCACACTGATGCTGATAATTCTCTCTTACACCTGTATTCTCAGAACTATTCTGAAATTTCCCTCAGCCAAACAAAGGGAAAAGGCCTTTGCAACCTGCTCCTCACACATGAttgttgtctccatatcctatAGAAGCTGCATCTTCATCTATGTGAAAACATCTGCCAAGGTTGGAGTTGCTTTGACAAAGTGGGTGGCTATGCTCAACACGTCTGTTGCTCCCATGCTGAATCCTTTTATCTATACTTTAAGGAACCAACAGGTGAAACAAGCATTTAAGGATCTTGTGAGAAGAAAGCTTCTTCAAAATGCTGATCTTATTTAG